One Castanea sativa cultivar Marrone di Chiusa Pesio chromosome 4, ASM4071231v1 DNA window includes the following coding sequences:
- the LOC142632965 gene encoding uncharacterized protein LOC142632965, producing the protein MGLLKLPLVILLCSVFSLLSFIALCDTSELTVKFLETPHALSNLSSTKFVFEVLVGGSGACTNCNITCKLDDGLGRINGSQCENGTVLCEGLHDGNHKFEVCPNGTQGVGCNSYSWTVDTVPPTANISASTPFTNALNVSINISFSEPCTGGGGFACSSVNACNLLVYDAGQVIPTSLKTLQPNLQYSVLVDLSSPAQYGRVTLVMDKNFCTDSAGNKFERNKNSNFTLHFDRRSLNLTTHVPKRQLQLNGDTILVRATNNYKKLRVCLTFPEPVLNTSEEIKNSLKAEILYSLRLSQGSLLPLVDTKKYEGPSRFEFKVATYINDTIVVNVSVDTNSIINRQGTSISPVEPFAFIYDFVKPAVTLSMLPSKSLRPAITLSTLSSESLRPVVNTSSHNWTREGNIFVLIKFVKPVFGFSYSNISITGGKLQRQVISGYLSVCIYTY; encoded by the exons ATGGGCTTGCTCAAGCTTCCATTGGTGATTTTACTTTGCtcagttttttctcttttgagttTCATAGCACTCTGTGATACCTCAGAGCTTACTGTGAAGTTCTTGGAGACTCCCCATGCACTCTCAAATCTCAGCTCAACCAAATTCGTCTTTGAAGTTCTTGTGGGTGGGAGTGGCGCTTGCACCAATTGCAATATCACTTGCAAG TTGGACGATggccttggccgcattaatggttCTCAATGTGAAAATGGGACAGTTTTGTGTGAAGGCTTGCACGATGGAAATCATAAATTTGAGGTTTGCCCCAACGGGACTCAAGGAGTTGGCTGCAATAGCTATAGCTGGACTGTTG ATACTGTCCCGCCAACGGCAAATATCTCAGCCTCTACACCTTTCACAAATGCTCTGAATGTTTCTATAAATATATCTTTCAGTGAACCCTGTACTGGTGGAGGAGGCTTTGCATGTTCGTCTGTGAATGCCTGCAAT CTTTTGGTCTATGATGCTGGCCAAGTTATACCAACCTCGCTCAAAACTCTACAGCCAAACCTCCAATATTCTGTCCTTGTGGATTTATCGTCCCCTGCTCAGTATGGGCGAGTGACTTTGGTAATGGATAAGAATTTTTGTACTGACAGTGCAGGGAACAAATTTGAAAGAAACAAGAATTCTAATTTCACTCTGCATTTCG ATAGACGAAGTCTCAACTTAACTACTCACGTTCCTAAAAGGCAACTTCAACTTAATGGTGATACTATACTGGTGCGAGCAACCAATAACTATAAGaaactaagggtctgtttaaCCTTTCCAGAGCCTGTTCTCAACACAtctgaagaaattaaaaattctcTCAAAGCGGAAATTTTATATTCTCTCCGACTGAGTCAGGGCTCACTTCTTCCTCTCGTTGACACTAAAAAATATGAAGGGCCTAGCAGATTTGAATTTAAG GTTGCTACATATATAAATGACACGATTGTAGTCAATGTAAGCGTTGATACAAACTCTATAATAAATAGACAGGGGACTTCAATTTCACCAGTTGAACCATTTGCTTTCATATATG ATTTTGTGAAGCCTGCTGTAACGTTGAGTATGCTACCTTCCAAATCTTTGAGGCCTGCTATAACGTTGAGTACACTATCTTCCGAATCTTTGAGGCCTGTTGTAAATACATCATCCCATAATTGGACAAGAGAAGGCAACATCTTTGTGTTGATAAAATTTGTGAAGCCTGTATTTGGCTTTAGCTATTCTAATATATCAATCACAGGAGGGAAATTACAGAGGCAAGTCATTTCTGGTTATCTTTCTGTTTGTATCTATACATATTAA
- the LOC142632966 gene encoding uncharacterized protein LOC142632966 gives MTMTFLLTIWVLDGNNISISMSYLLFNNFHFCSFPMIIINIFRFIKERNHRYIGVIKANQEIVSVNVPANVTGDAAGNKNQPSNVLQVMHRSVPKISPVFYGSTTGSFVVIVTAAGLLTVSIASLNSIGEFSRPSPSLSQSQSNLFRIACHLQVIALSGWLAVRLPVEYYELTRGLRWSIPYLSLPWERETGHTRLVMGNSSLPVNIHASKPQISDFFKPLLGLVGKDHESPAETEHLESALDPSGWSAFGRNMFWLAIIGGGFINVHALLLLILYLKKKNPKEQRDDGVLKKNSEEQRDGGVLKKNSEEQRDDGVLEKNSEEQSDDGVLTSPRFEIIIVNLGITSICQASAAIIRGETALGIAVGVLLLGVVSFLLLAWLLFLYKGITRAHLLEYEEVHQEDQGSHCYTKIVRAFLVLVKEHKWKSTDQQKSNYLPILGSLYEEFRGPPTSKPSQNSGGSSHTQAEAPLSVIQKLCGQLRIYYPLLESVRRVLLATMAGFYKDNSSSKIPPTFSLCINCFHLFFLVLEKPFTKKNIQLLEITAVSSEACISAIIFVLAKKELSDKDEKKFGILMLILVLVGIFPQIMNELYDLYKQIKQLDFENNFLPGLKRALTGLTWFFSRRRPLPLPLPLPLIKSNLQIKQAPTSTSTSKG, from the exons ATGACGATGACCTTTCTACTCACCATTTGGGTTCTTGATGgaaataatatttcaattagTATGTCATATTTACTCTttaacaattttcatttttgttccttTCCAATGATAATCATTAACATTTTCAGATTTATAAAAGAACGTAATCACAGATATATTGGAGTGATAAAAGCAAACCAAGAAATTGTATCTGTCAATGTTCCCGCAAACGTAACTGGGGATGCTGCTGGAAACAAAAATCAGCCTTCCAATGTTCTACAAGTAATGCACC gTTCTGTGCCGAAAATATCTCCTGTGTTTTATGGATCTACAACTGGCTCATTTGTGGTGATAGTTACTGCTGCTGGGCTGCTTACGGTTTCGATAGCAAGCCTTAACTCCATTGGGGAATTTTCAAGGCCATCTCCTTCTCTATCTCAGTCTCAGAGTAATCTTTTT AGAATTGCATGCCATCTTCAGGTTATTGCATTATCTGGATGGTTGGCAGTGAGACTACCAGTGGAGTATTATGAATTGACAAGGGGTTTGCGATGGAGCATTCCCTACTTAAGTCTTCCATGGGAAAGGGAAACTGGCCACACCCGTCTGGTAATGGGGAACTCGAGCCTCCCTGTCAACATACACGCGTCTAAACCTCAAATATCGGATTTCTTTAAGCCCTTGTTAGGGCTGGTTGGAAAGGATCATGAATCACCAGCTGAG ACAGAACATCTTGAATCTGCTCTTGATCCAAGTGG GTGGAGTGCTTTTGGTAGAAACATGTTCTGGTTAGCCATAATTGGTGGCGGTTTCATAAACGTGCATGCTTTACTCCTCCTCATCCtatatttgaagaagaaaaatcctAAAGAGCAGAGGGATGATGGAGTGCTGAAGAAAAATTCTGAAGAGCAGAGGGATGGTGGAGTACTGAAGAAAAATTCTGAAGAGCAGAGGGATGATGGAGTACTGGAGAAAAATTCTGAAGAGCAGAGTGATGATGGAGTACTCACATCCCCAAGATTTGAAATAATCATTGTAAATCTTGGGATAACTAGTATTTGTCAGGCCTCTGCTGCTATAATTAGAG GAGAAACGGCATTGGGGATTGCTGTTGGCGTTCTGCTTCTGGGTGTTGTGTCTTTTCTACTGCTGGCCTGGCTCTTGTTCCTCTATAAAGGTATTACACGTGCACATTTACTTGAATACGAGGAAGTTCATCAAGAGGATCAGGGTTCTCACTGCTATACAAAAATAGTCCGAgcatttttggttttggttaagGAACACAAGTGGAAATCGACAGACCAACAGAAGTCTAATTATCTACCCATTTTAGGGTCTCTATATGAAGAATTTAGAGGCCCTCCAACGTCCAAGCCCTCACAGAATTCTGGGGGCAGTTCCCATACACAAGCGGAAGCGCCTTTGTCTGTTATCCAAAAGCTATGTGGACAACTCAGAATATACTACCCATTGCTTGAGTCCGTGAGACGTGTTTTGCTAGCGACTATGGCTGGTTTCTATAAGGACAACTCGTCTTCTAAGATTCCTCCCACATTCTCTTTATGCATCAATTGTTTTCATCTCTTCTTCCTTGTTCTCGAGAAGCCATTTACTAAGAAAAACATTCAGTTGCTTGAGATCACAGCAGTTTCCAGTGAAGCATGTATATCGGCTATTATATTTGTTCTTGCAAAGAAGGAATTGTCAGACAAGGATgagaaaaaatttggaattcTCATGCTTATACTTGTCCTAGTGGGAATTTTTCCACAGATAATGAATGAATTGTATGATTTGTACAAACAGATAAAGCAGCTGGactttgagaacaatttcttacCCGGTTTGAAAAGAGCTTTAACTGGATTAACTTGGTTTTTCAGCAGGCGCAGGCCCCTACCTCTACCTCTACCCCTACCTCTAATCAAGTCAAATCTCCAAATCAAGCAGGCCCCTACCTCTACCTCTACCTCTAAAGGATAA